One Peterkaempfera bronchialis DNA window includes the following coding sequences:
- a CDS encoding DUF5955 family protein, whose product MTTTPDEHAGGAGGAIHIAGSVTGNVQTGSHARAEYTRYGGGGAGAAETAAVRQLLAAVEALREQLRAADPAALPGGAAQAAEAALEEVAEAAPGTGEPERGRIQRAVFTLTGALASAAGLAEAVRALRDAAAPWF is encoded by the coding sequence ATGACGACAACACCGGACGAGCACGCCGGGGGCGCGGGCGGCGCCATCCACATCGCCGGCTCGGTCACCGGCAATGTGCAGACCGGCAGCCATGCCCGCGCCGAGTACACCCGGTACGGCGGCGGGGGCGCCGGGGCGGCGGAGACGGCGGCGGTGCGGCAACTGCTGGCGGCCGTGGAGGCGTTGCGCGAGCAGCTGCGGGCCGCCGACCCCGCAGCGCTGCCCGGCGGGGCCGCCCAGGCAGCCGAGGCGGCGCTGGAGGAGGTGGCCGAGGCGGCGCCCGGTACCGGCGAACCGGAGCGGGGCCGTATCCAGCGGGCGGTCTTCACCCTGACCGGGGCGCTGGCCTCGGCGGCCGGGCTGGCCGAGGCGGTGCGGGCGCTGCGCGATGCGGCGGCGCCCTGGTTCTGA
- a CDS encoding PP2C family protein-serine/threonine phosphatase, with protein sequence MGTSAEAPGTGPDDARPGLGAHRAGGLDDDDLDRIRTGLRQAADLHQRMHRLLDAVLSISGELELSSVLHTIADAARALVDARHGALGVLNEEGDFAELIPSGEGAEGFAALGLTPHGEGILGELVRNPRPLRVDSLASHPHAAGLPAGHPVLETLLGVPILVRGVVYGNLYLADKNDGSPFTEADESVVSALAGAAGVAIENARLYRRLREATEEFQRRLLPDLPDLGALHLEARYQPSSEIPRVGGDWYDLIRLPDGAPCLMIGDVMGHDLHAATVMSQISNMLRVIAFDEQEPPSRILHRLDEVLHRLHGGPMATVLVARLDEQGPDHWRLWWASAGHLPPLLITPDGRARYLYGGESGIPLGVDPDLPRPDHHETVTSGSTLLLFTDGLIEHPRHSLDRGMGDLARVAEAMTGRPLPDLCDALLGHRGGVFHDDVALLALRLAP encoded by the coding sequence ATGGGTACGTCAGCCGAAGCACCCGGAACCGGGCCGGACGACGCCCGGCCGGGCCTGGGTGCCCATCGGGCCGGCGGGCTGGACGACGACGACCTGGACCGGATCCGGACCGGACTGCGGCAGGCCGCCGACCTCCACCAGCGGATGCACCGACTGCTCGACGCGGTGCTGTCGATCAGCGGCGAACTGGAGCTCTCCTCGGTGCTGCACACCATCGCGGACGCCGCCCGCGCCCTGGTGGACGCCCGCCACGGCGCCCTGGGGGTGCTCAACGAGGAGGGCGACTTCGCCGAGCTGATCCCGTCCGGCGAGGGCGCCGAGGGCTTCGCCGCGCTGGGGCTGACGCCGCACGGGGAGGGCATCCTCGGCGAGCTGGTGCGCAATCCGCGACCGCTGCGGGTGGACAGCCTGGCGAGCCATCCCCATGCCGCCGGGCTCCCGGCCGGGCATCCGGTGCTGGAGACCCTGCTGGGCGTCCCGATCCTGGTCCGTGGCGTCGTGTACGGAAACCTCTACCTCGCGGACAAGAACGACGGCAGCCCCTTCACCGAGGCCGACGAGTCGGTGGTGAGCGCGCTGGCCGGCGCGGCCGGGGTGGCCATCGAGAACGCCCGCCTGTACCGGCGGCTGCGGGAGGCCACCGAGGAGTTCCAGCGCCGGCTGCTGCCGGACCTCCCGGACCTCGGCGCGCTCCACCTGGAGGCCCGCTACCAGCCCTCGTCCGAGATCCCCCGGGTGGGCGGCGACTGGTACGACCTGATCCGGCTGCCCGACGGTGCGCCCTGCCTGATGATCGGCGATGTCATGGGCCACGACCTGCACGCCGCCACCGTGATGAGCCAGATCAGCAACATGCTGCGGGTGATCGCCTTCGACGAGCAGGAGCCGCCGAGCCGGATCCTGCACCGGCTGGACGAGGTGCTGCACCGCCTGCACGGCGGCCCGATGGCGACCGTGCTGGTCGCCCGGCTGGACGAGCAGGGACCCGACCACTGGCGGCTCTGGTGGGCCAGCGCCGGGCATCTGCCGCCGCTGCTGATCACGCCGGACGGGCGGGCGCGCTACCTGTACGGCGGGGAGTCGGGCATCCCGCTGGGCGTCGACCCCGACCTGCCCCGCCCCGACCACCACGAGACGGTGACCTCGGGCAGCACCCTGCTGCTCTTCACGGACGGGCTGATCGAGCATCCCCGGCACTCCCTGGACCGGGGCATGGGCGACCTCGCCCGGGTCGCGGAGGCGATGACCGGGCGGCCGCTGCCGGACCTCTGCGACGCCCTGCTGGGCCACCGGGGCGGCGTCTTCCACGACGACGTGGCCCTGCTGGCGCTGCGGCTGGCGCCCTGA
- the fabG gene encoding 3-oxoacyl-[acyl-carrier-protein] reductase produces MSRSVLVTGGNRGIGLAIAQAFAEAGDKVAITSRSGEVPEALAKYDVLAVRCDITDAQQVEDAFKEIDEAHGRVEVLVANAGITKDTLLLRMSEEDFSSVLDTNLTGTFRVVKHAAKGMLRLRKGRVVLISSVVGLSGSAGQANYAASKAGLVGFARSLARELGSRNITVNVVAPGFVETDMTAVLGDERRAEILAGVPLGRYAAPAEIASAVRFLSSDDAAYITGAVVPVDGGLGMGH; encoded by the coding sequence GTGAGCCGCTCGGTTCTCGTCACCGGAGGCAACCGGGGCATCGGCCTCGCGATTGCCCAGGCATTTGCCGAGGCCGGCGACAAGGTCGCCATCACCAGCCGCTCCGGCGAGGTCCCGGAGGCCCTGGCGAAGTACGACGTGCTCGCGGTCCGGTGCGACATCACCGACGCGCAGCAGGTCGAGGACGCCTTCAAGGAGATCGACGAGGCGCACGGCCGGGTCGAGGTGCTGGTGGCGAACGCCGGCATCACCAAGGACACCCTGCTGCTGCGCATGTCCGAGGAGGACTTCAGCTCCGTCCTGGACACCAACCTCACCGGCACCTTCCGCGTCGTCAAGCACGCCGCCAAGGGCATGCTGCGGCTGCGCAAGGGCCGCGTCGTCCTGATCTCCTCCGTCGTCGGCCTGTCGGGCTCGGCGGGCCAGGCCAACTACGCCGCCTCCAAGGCCGGACTGGTGGGCTTCGCCCGCTCCCTGGCCCGCGAACTGGGCTCGCGCAACATCACCGTCAACGTCGTCGCCCCGGGCTTCGTCGAGACCGACATGACCGCGGTGCTCGGCGACGAGCGCCGCGCGGAGATCCTCGCGGGCGTGCCGCTCGGCCGCTACGCCGCGCCCGCCGAGATCGCCTCCGCGGTGCGCTTCCTCTCCTCGGACGACGCCGCGTACATCACCGGAGCCGTCGTTCCCGTCGACGGCGGATTGGGCATGGGTCACTGA
- the fabI gene encoding enoyl-ACP reductase FabI, translated as MSGLLTGKRILVTGVLLESSIAFHTAKLAQEQGAEIILTGFGRLSLVERIANRLPKPAPVIELDVQNTEQLDSLADRVREHLPSLDGVVHSIGFAPQDALGGNFLNTPWESVGTAVQVSAYSLKSLTMACLPLLRDADGEPGGSVVGMDFDASVAWPQYDWMGVAKAALESTSRYLARDLGKQNIRVNLVSAGPIKSMAAKSIPGFADLAGVWETRAPLSWDLTDPEPAARGVVALLSDWFPKTTGEIVHVDGGLHAVGA; from the coding sequence ATGAGTGGACTTCTCACCGGCAAGCGAATCCTGGTCACCGGCGTCCTGCTGGAGTCCTCGATCGCCTTCCACACCGCCAAGCTGGCGCAGGAGCAGGGTGCCGAGATCATCCTCACCGGCTTCGGCCGCCTCAGCCTGGTCGAGCGGATCGCCAACCGGCTGCCCAAGCCGGCCCCGGTGATCGAGCTCGATGTGCAGAACACCGAGCAGCTGGACAGCCTCGCGGACCGGGTCCGCGAGCACCTGCCGTCGCTGGACGGCGTGGTGCACTCCATCGGCTTCGCGCCGCAGGACGCCCTCGGCGGCAACTTCCTCAACACCCCGTGGGAGTCGGTCGGCACCGCCGTCCAGGTGTCGGCGTACTCGCTGAAGTCGCTCACCATGGCCTGCCTGCCGCTGCTGCGCGACGCCGACGGCGAGCCCGGCGGCTCGGTGGTCGGCATGGACTTCGACGCCTCCGTCGCCTGGCCGCAGTACGACTGGATGGGTGTCGCCAAGGCCGCCCTGGAGTCGACCTCCCGCTATCTGGCCCGCGACCTGGGCAAGCAGAACATCCGGGTGAACCTGGTCTCGGCCGGCCCCATCAAGTCGATGGCCGCCAAGTCCATCCCGGGCTTCGCGGACCTGGCCGGTGTCTGGGAGACCCGGGCCCCGCTCAGCTGGGACCTCACCGACCCGGAGCCCGCCGCCCGGGGCGTTGTGGCGCTGCTCTCCGACTGGTTCCCCAAGACCACCGGCGAGATCGTCCACGTGGACGGCGGTCTGCACGCCGTCGGCGCCTGA
- a CDS encoding MIP/aquaporin family protein, whose protein sequence is MAERTRGSGLTGELAAEFAGTMVLLLLGAGVVAQVVAGGGLTDPKGGLGNHDSISWAWGLAVTLGVYVAARLSGGHLNPAVTVSLAAFRGFPWRKVVPYSLAQTAGAFVAALIVRWNYTEVLARYDPGHTFKTQFVFSTLPGNGNPAAGVHEWGAFRDQVIGTAILLLLILAVTDMLNTPPGANLGPFIIGLIVVALGMAFGTNAGYAINPARDFGPRLASYLTGYGTAWRDQWGNLYFWVPIVGPLVGGLVGAAFYQYVVGRWMAAAEPEPAGSVPPSEQPG, encoded by the coding sequence ATGGCTGAGCGAACGCGCGGGTCGGGACTGACCGGCGAGCTGGCGGCCGAGTTCGCCGGCACCATGGTGCTGCTCCTGCTCGGTGCCGGGGTGGTGGCCCAGGTGGTCGCGGGCGGCGGGCTGACCGACCCCAAGGGCGGGCTGGGCAACCACGACAGCATCTCCTGGGCCTGGGGCCTGGCCGTCACCCTGGGTGTCTATGTCGCGGCGCGGCTGAGCGGCGGCCACCTCAACCCGGCGGTCACCGTGTCGCTGGCCGCCTTCCGGGGCTTCCCCTGGCGCAAGGTCGTCCCGTACAGCCTGGCCCAGACCGCCGGCGCCTTTGTGGCGGCGCTGATCGTGCGCTGGAACTACACCGAGGTGCTGGCCAGGTACGACCCCGGGCACACCTTCAAGACCCAGTTCGTCTTCTCCACCCTGCCCGGCAACGGCAACCCGGCGGCGGGCGTGCACGAGTGGGGGGCCTTCCGGGACCAGGTGATCGGCACCGCGATCCTGCTGCTGCTGATCCTCGCGGTGACCGACATGCTGAACACCCCGCCCGGCGCCAATCTGGGCCCCTTCATCATCGGCCTGATCGTGGTGGCGCTCGGCATGGCCTTCGGCACCAACGCCGGGTACGCCATCAACCCGGCGCGTGACTTCGGCCCCAGACTGGCCAGCTACCTCACCGGCTATGGCACCGCCTGGCGCGACCAGTGGGGGAACCTCTACTTCTGGGTGCCCATCGTCGGGCCGCTGGTCGGCGGGCTGGTCGGCGCCGCCTTCTACCAGTACGTCGTCGGCCGCTGGATGGCGGCGGCCGAACCCGAGCCGGCCGGCAGCGTCCCCCCGTCCGAGCAGCCGGGCTGA